One bacterium genomic window, GGACACGTTACCAGTTTCCAGGTCGGAAGCGAGTGGCAATCAAGGCTGAGTATTTGCGCGAGGTAGCACAGGGACAGACTCTGACTCAGGGGAACTACAATTCGACTTTCGAGAGCCTGTTCTTTAAGTACGACCCGGTGTCTTACTATTACCGTCGCGGGGGAAGTGCAGCATTGGAGTTTTCGCCGATACAGCACTTCAAGTTGGAGGGAAAGGTTAGCGATTTCAAACATCGGTCGCTCAATAACGCGACAGACTTCAGTTACTTCAATCGCGACGACGAGTATCTTGTGAATCCATCGATACAGGATGGTAATCTCCGAATGTTGACGGGCAGTATTGAATACGACTCGCGCAAGCTGTGGAAAAACAAAGGTCAGGACACGCGGATGTGGGCACCGCAATACACTACGCTACGGTTGACTGGCGAAATGAGTTCTCCTGATGTACTTTCCAGCGATTTTGACTTTCGCCGTTACTATGTTTCTGTATATCGCCGACAGCGGACACTTGGGCTCGGGGTGACGCATATCAATCTGTTTGCGGGTTCTTCGACGCGATCACTGCCGCCACAGTCCTACTACCAGTATGTTGACTATGCGGGAGTCGTGGCTGGGGAAAACGCGGCCTTTATGACGCTTAACGATTATCGAATCGCGGGAGATAGGGCGGCGTATATTTATGCAAATCACGAATTCGGTCAATACCTGTTCAAAAAGAGCGGCATTCCGTTAATCAAGTCAATCCCGTTTACGCTGGGCGTACACGGCGGCGCAATGTGGTCGGATTTTCATAATGTCACGCCGCACGATGATGGTAGAGATTGGTTGGAGGCGCGCAAGCCTTACAGCGAGATTGGATTCAGTTTGGGAAATCTAACGCCGTTTCTATCAATACTGAATTTCGGTGTGTACTTGACCTGGCAATTGTCAGACTACGACACGAATAGCTTTGCCGCGCGGATGGGAATCAAGTTCTAGACGGCTATTTTATCTCGAAACGCTGAATTCTCCAACCGTTGTCGTTGATGAGGTAGAGGAAAGAGAAATTGGAGTCAGTCGGGTCGGATGTCGGGGTGAAACTGACTGTTGCCTTCTCTCCGTCAATGCTGAACTTGCGATTGTGCATGGCGAAGGCGGAGTCTCCGGCGGTAAGCAGCGAAATGAGACGATTGGGGCCGGCTCCTTCGGGTGTGGGCTGAACGAAATATTTGTTCAGCGTGCCAAGATCGCCATTGTTGACTGCAGTGGTAATGACACCAAGCGCATCGCGTATTTCATTGCGGTCGACGTTGGGGTCTTTCTCCTTGACGCAGGCCGCAAATGCGGCGAACAGTCCCACCAATACAAACACGCCCTTTAACTGCCATATTTTTGTCAGCATCCATGCCTCCTACAACACGATACGAAAAGTTGTCGGCTCACCCTCGAGTAACTCCATTGTGCCGCCATGGTCAGAAACGATGCGGCGGCATATTGCCAGACCCAGTCCAGTTCCGTCCGAACGGGTCGTAAAGTACGGTTGAAAGATCCGGTTGCGATCCTCGGGTGGGATCGGGGCACCGGAATTTTGAACGTCGATCAGCACACTTCCATTCAGGACTTTGTGTGCCTTAATTCTTATATCGCCATCGCCGTCGATAGCCTGCAGCGCATTCTGAATGAGATTGACGAAAACCTTCTTGATTTCGTTCTTGTCGATCTCCACTGCCAGGTCTGGCTCGATGTCGATACTAATGGCGACGCCACGTTTGTCGGCTTCTAATCTCGCCAATGAGACAACTTCGTTCAAGTATAACTTTAACTCAACTAAAACTTTGGCAAGATTACCGCCGCGGGCGAGGGCAAGGAAGTCCTTGATGATAGCGTTCAGGCGTTCGATTTCATCCCTGATAGTCTGAAGAAATACGCGGTATTCTTCAACGTTTTCGGACGGGGCAAACTCAAGTTGAAGCCGCTGAGAAGCAATCGCAATCGAGTTGAGAGGATTGCGGATTTCGTGCGCTACACCAGCGGCAAGGGTGCCCAATTCGGACAGGCGTTCGGCGGCGCGGGCGTTTTCTTCGAGTCGTTTCATCTCGGTGAGGTCATATACAAGGGAAACGCCGCCGTTGAGTGACCCATTTCGGTCGTAGAGCGGTGAGGAAGATACAAGTAGATTCAGGCGCCTACTTTCTGATTGCGTAAAGACAGTCTCGCTCCGGAATACTTTTGCCGGTTCGGTGCGGGTGTGTTTGAGCGAGATGACGTCATCGCTGAAAATCTCGTCGTATGGTTTTCCCAGGACAGACCGGGCGGAACGGGCGAAAATGCGTTCGGCGAGCGGATTGAAAATGATCAAACGACCTGATTTATCGGTGGCGACGACGGCAGCTTCGAGCGATTGAACGATTTCATCGGTCATCGACTTAAGTTGTTCGAGGCTGCCTTCGGTGACTTGGAGCTTCTTGATTGACGTAGTCGCATAGGCGCCGACGATTCCGAGTGCAAAAAGCACAAGCGATAATATGCCGAGTTGCTTGAGCGAATCGATGTATAGCTGATGATAGACTTCTAATGACATTCCGATGCGAAAGAGCCCGGAAGGCATAACATCACTCTTGAATGAGCGGACGACTTCCAGGACTTGCTCATCTTCGAATTCATAAAGCCGGTTGACGGATTGTTCATGTTCGAGAGCGCCAACGAGAAATGGGTCGTTTTGAATGGCAATCATCGGCGCGATAGATCGAGATGCAAGTACGATTCCTGAGTCGGTCTGAAGTACGGCATAACTAATCGCGTCTTGGCCGCCCAATTGGCGAATGACAAAACCGATGCCAAGGGACTCTTGAAAGTCAGTCAACTTGCGAACCGGGGCTTGGAGCACTAGCGCTCCGCCTTTGGTTGCAACAGCGAGATAGGCGAGGTTGTCTTGGGGTAACGCCGACGGAAGCGGCACCGAAATGGCGATGGGTGTTCTCTTGGACAAAACTGAATCAAGAACAGCCATACGTTCCGGTTCATACTCAAGTTGCTTCCCGATACTCTCGCTCCAGGAGGATGCGATGACAGTCGAGTCAGCTGTTACAAGGTCAATTCGGGAGAGTTGGTATCGTCGTTCCCAAAGCTCGAGCGTGTCATCGAGATGGGGATTGCTGTCGAGGAGGCGACCGAGGAGATTGCCAATCTCGACCAAACGCTGTGCGCTTGATTCTTCGACAATCGCTGAAGCGGCAAGGTTGTTTCCGGCGGAGGTGACAAGCGCTTGCATCATTGATTCGCCATTTTGCGCGATCAATTGCAGCATGTTGTCGCGGCTCGATTGGATGCCTGAATAAGCGAGAATCAGAATGATTACACCGACCAAGATTGTCAATGCAAGGACAACGCGACGCCGCATCATAGCCTAATCCGCTCTAACTTTTCGTTTGTCTTCACTATGCGAATATGATACTTTCCAACAGTTCAACCAAGAGATTATGCGAGTCGGATTTTTACAATACAATGTCGTTTTTGGCGACCCGGAGATCAATCGCAGCCGCGTTACGGAGCTGATCCGAGACGCTGAGTTTGATTTGTTGGTGCTGCCAGAGCTGTGTTTTTCCGGTTATTTCATGCCTTCCCGGAAGGCAGCTTTCGACCTGGCAGAAGAATTTCAAAAGGGGCAGAGTTTCGATTTCATTCGTTCGTTGGCCAGCCGACACAACGGGGCAATCGTCTTCGGATTTCCGGAGTTGGGCGCCGACAAAGTTTATAATTCGGCGGCGATGGTATTGCCGGACGGGGCTTGTCATCTCTATCGGAAAACGCATTTGTTCAATCTGGAGAAGAACTGGTTTGACTCCGGAGACACGGGTTTTTCGATACTGGAATTTCGCGGTGCTCGAATAGGAATGATGATCTGCTTCGATTGGAGATTTCCGGAGTCGGCGCGGACGTTGATGCTAAAAGGAGCGGACATAATTTGTCATCCATCGAACCTGGTATTGCCACATTGTCAGGATGCGATGGTGACCAGATGTTTGGAGAATGGGGTGTTTGCCATTACCTGTAATCGCTGGGGAGTCGATAAGCAGGGCGAAGAAGAGATTGGATTCACCGGTCGCAGCCAGATAACTTCGACAAAGGGCGAGGTGCTCGCACGTGCCGGGATTCAGGAGGATGTCTTAACGATAGTTGAGATTGATCCGCAAAGGGCAAGAGATAAGTCAGTAAACTCGTTGAACGACATGGTTTCCGACCGAAAAGACGAGTATTACTTCAAGTAGTTTCCGCCACTCAGGCGATTGAGCCTTTCGATACAAGCCAAAACTCTTTAACTGCTTACTAAAACGGGCTAAAGAACATAACTCGACTTCCGATAACTTAAAGGAACCGTTTTCAAATTGGAAGTGCGGATATGGGTTTAAGAAAAGCAAAAATTCTTGTCGTGGATGATGAACCCGAGATCACCGATATTCTCGAGGCGTTTCTGACCAATGCGGGTCACACCGTAGTGGCTGAAAACTCGGCGATTATGGGGCTCGAACGGGCGAAGACATTCAAGCCGGATATGATATTCCTCGACATAATGATGCCGCAGATGGATGGATATGAAATCTGCAACGAACTGAAAAAAGATCCGCAGACCGAGAATATCCCAGTGATTTTCCTGACCGGAAAAGACACTTCGGATGATCAGGGACGCGGTTTCAAGGCAGGCGGTGACATGTTCATCAAAAAGCCGTTTGTCTGCGAGCGACTGCTTGAAATAGTCAATGTTGTGCTCCTTAGTTTTGCTAAGGTATAGTAGATATACCTTTAGGGTTGCTGTAAGGATGGCTGTGGTGGCAGCCATCCTTTTTTTTGGAAGATTTATTGTGCGCCGCACAAAGTTGCAACGTATAAACATCTGAGAATGAAGACGATTAAACGATATCCCAACCGGCTATTGTACGACACGGTTTTGAGCCGATTTATCAGCGGGCCGAATCTGCGCGAGTACATCCATCGAAATGAGAGTTTTCGAATAGTCGACAGTAAGTCGGGGGAAGACATGACGGTGCCGGTATTGGGGCAGTTGTTTATCGAGGAGTTGTCATCTAGTAACAACAAGCATTCAATTATAGAGACGTTGCGGGGCTTTATCGCCCTGAGAGGAGAGATGAACATGGATATTCTGAAAA contains:
- a CDS encoding beta-ureidopropionase gives rise to the protein MRVGFLQYNVVFGDPEINRSRVTELIRDAEFDLLVLPELCFSGYFMPSRKAAFDLAEEFQKGQSFDFIRSLASRHNGAIVFGFPELGADKVYNSAAMVLPDGACHLYRKTHLFNLEKNWFDSGDTGFSILEFRGARIGMMICFDWRFPESARTLMLKGADIICHPSNLVLPHCQDAMVTRCLENGVFAITCNRWGVDKQGEEEIGFTGRSQITSTKGEVLARAGIQEDVLTIVEIDPQRARDKSVNSLNDMVSDRKDEYYFK
- a CDS encoding PAS domain S-box protein — its product is MMRRRVVLALTILVGVIILILAYSGIQSSRDNMLQLIAQNGESMMQALVTSAGNNLAASAIVEESSAQRLVEIGNLLGRLLDSNPHLDDTLELWERRYQLSRIDLVTADSTVIASSWSESIGKQLEYEPERMAVLDSVLSKRTPIAISVPLPSALPQDNLAYLAVATKGGALVLQAPVRKLTDFQESLGIGFVIRQLGGQDAISYAVLQTDSGIVLASRSIAPMIAIQNDPFLVGALEHEQSVNRLYEFEDEQVLEVVRSFKSDVMPSGLFRIGMSLEVYHQLYIDSLKQLGILSLVLFALGIVGAYATTSIKKLQVTEGSLEQLKSMTDEIVQSLEAAVVATDKSGRLIIFNPLAERIFARSARSVLGKPYDEIFSDDVISLKHTRTEPAKVFRSETVFTQSESRRLNLLVSSSPLYDRNGSLNGGVSLVYDLTEMKRLEENARAAERLSELGTLAAGVAHEIRNPLNSIAIASQRLQLEFAPSENVEEYRVFLQTIRDEIERLNAIIKDFLALARGGNLAKVLVELKLYLNEVVSLARLEADKRGVAISIDIEPDLAVEIDKNEIKKVFVNLIQNALQAIDGDGDIRIKAHKVLNGSVLIDVQNSGAPIPPEDRNRIFQPYFTTRSDGTGLGLAICRRIVSDHGGTMELLEGEPTTFRIVL
- a CDS encoding response regulator, translating into MGLRKAKILVVDDEPEITDILEAFLTNAGHTVVAENSAIMGLERAKTFKPDMIFLDIMMPQMDGYEICNELKKDPQTENIPVIFLTGKDTSDDQGRGFKAGGDMFIKKPFVCERLLEIVNVVLLSFAKV